The proteins below come from a single Tiliqua scincoides isolate rTilSci1 chromosome 16, rTilSci1.hap2, whole genome shotgun sequence genomic window:
- the MRPS2 gene encoding small ribosomal subunit protein uS2m, translating into MAAPGLLLRAAVPRLSHLRALAKTSPSCLRLSGTLPALATNPQDTSDAVRDAVLEEPLKHPDFFNVQELFSLRDLFEARVHLGHKKGCRHRFMEPYIFGCRLDQDIIDLEQTMPHLQLALNFMAHIAYRKGIILFVSRNRQFSHLVETTAQECGEYAHTRYWQGGLLTNAHIQYGVGVRLPDLIVFLHTLNNVFEPHLAVRDAAKMNIPTVGVVDTNCNPSIITYPIPGNDDSPPAINFYLKVFKMTILRAKDKRKQMELLYGLQNKPASN; encoded by the exons ATGGCTGCGCCCGGGCTGCTGCTGCGGGCAG CTGTTCCTAGGCTCAGCCACCTCCGGGCCTTGGCAAAAACGTCTCCCTCCTGTCTCAGGCTCTCTGGAACTCTTCCTGCCCTAGCAACGAATCCACAGGACACCTCAGATG CCGTCCGAGACGCGGTCTTAGAGGAGCCACTCAAGCACCCCGACTTCTTCAACGTGCAGGAGCTGTTCTCCCTTAGGGACCTCTTCGAGGCCCGAGTCCACCTGGGCCACAAGAAGGGCTGCCGTCACAG ATTCATGGAGCCGTACATCTTTGGCTGCCGCCTCGATCAGGACATAATTGACCTAGAGCAGACCATGCCCCACCTCCAGCTGGCCCTCAACTTCATGGCTCACATCGCCTACCGCAAAGGCATCATCCTGTTTGTCAGCCGCAACCGCCAGTTCTCCCACCTGGTGGAGACAACGGCCCAGGAGTGCGGCGAGTACGCCCACACGCGCTACTGGCAGGGCGGCTTGCTGACCAACGCCCACATCCAGTACGGGGTTGGGGTCCGCCTGCCAGACCTCATTGTCTTCCTCCACACTCTCAACAATGTCTTTGAGCCACACCTGGCTGTCCGGGACGCAGCCAAGATGAACATCCCCACAGTGGGCGTGGTGGACACAAATTGCAACCCGTCCATCATCACGTACCCAATTCCGGGGAATGACGACAGCCCTCCAGCCATCAATTTCTATCTCAAGGTCTTCAAGATGACCATCCTGAGAGCCAAAGACAAGAGGAAGCAGATGGAGCTCTTGTATGGACTGCAGAACAAGCCTGCTAGCAATTAA